A window of Tistrella bauzanensis genomic DNA:
CAGGTAATTCTTTCTTAGCTTTGTATATTGGGTGAGGTAGAATCAGTTTTGGGTGCAGACAAGGGCGCAGGTTCCGCCTTGTGCCGACAATGAGAGGCACCTCTCATTGAATGTTGTGGCAAGATCAGCTTTTGATAGAGGATACTCTTGTTTGCAGAACGCGCCGAGGATTGAATCCTGTCGAGCGCGCCCAAGATAGGGAACGTTCGTAAGGACTAGAGAAAATTCTGCTGCGAGGATATTTGCCGCTTTCGCCATGCCTTGTGCCGCCACGGCCATCTCACGTGCCTCTTCCGTATCAGAGGCCGTCAAGATCGACGCCAACAGTGGCTCCAGCTTTTCGAACCCCTCGCGGAAGATGTCAGCGCTGGCGCGGCGCGGATCGATCAGGCTGCCGAGCCAAGGTGCCTTGGCGAACAGGTCATAGAGCGCTTCGAGTCCGTTCTTGACGCGCTCCTCCAGCCCATGGGTGAGGAGGTTCTGCTCGATGCCGAGCAGATCGCGCTTTGCCGCCGGATCGGCCACCGTCACGGCCCTCTCCGCCAGCTTCAACCACTCGGCCTTGGTGACGCCGATGGCGAGGCCTGAACAGGCGAGGTTGACCTGCGGCAGGACACGGAAACCTACCCGCTTCCATGCGGCGAAGGCGAGGTTGAACGCTGCGATCTGGGTGCAACGCGGGTCGATCTCCAGCCCGAAGAGATTGTTGCGCAACACTGCGTCAATGGCGTCGCGTTCGCTCAGGTCCTCTTCGGCCATGCGGAAGGCGACGAGGATCGGCAGGGCGAAGAGGAGGAAATGCCCAGATCCCAT
This region includes:
- a CDS encoding Eco57I restriction-modification methylase domain-containing protein, with the protein product MLFARFLAETDLLIEPESGVAISLDEVQELAREKGADWLPLASDYAERMLPQIFRKDDPVLDIALPPETRSELEDLLKALPKAVFEADDSLGWVYQFWQAEKKDEVNRSEVKIGADELPAVTQLFTEDYMVLFLLHNTLGAWRAGKVLASNPGLAASAASEDALRAACSVGDVDWTYLRFVRDKAEDGAEGPWRPAAGTFDGWPKAAKDITVLDPCMGSGHFLLFALPILVAFRMAEEDLSERDAIDAVLRNNLFGLEIDPRCTQIAAFNLAFAAWKRVGFRVLPQVNLACSGLAIGVTKAEWLKLAERAVTVADPAAKRDLLGIEQNLLTHGLEERVKNGLEALYDLFAKAPWLGSLIDPRRASADIFREGFEKLEPLLASILTASDTEEAREMAVAAQGMAKAANILAAEFSLVLTNVPYLGRARQDSILGAFCKQEYPLSKADLATTFNERCLSLSAQGGTCALVCTQN